The Methanothermobacter sp. CaT2 DNA window ATGCCCCCGAGCAGCTCAGGCACCTTATAACATACTTCGAGATCAGGGCAGGGAACATGTGATTATCCGCTGTTTACACTTTCCCTGACACTGTTGAGGTCCTTGGCCACATTAAGAGGATTTGTTGTTTTTATGTACTCTGTGTAGATCAGAAGGGTTGCTATCGCAATAACAATCACACCACCAAAGAGAAGTATATACTCAGCGGCGCCCTGGCCGCATTCATCAAAAACTATTATCACTGAAATCCACCCCAATTAATTTATACAGCATTTTATAAAAATCGGATCATATAAAGTTTCACCCTAAAAAACCTTTTATAAATGAATGCAGATAATAAAATATTAATTTAAACCCTAGTAATTCCTGGGAGCGGGAGGCATTCAATGATATATTTGCTGGTTACATTTGCTGGAATCTTAATGATATTTGCTGGCCTTTACTTCATGTCCCTTGGCTTTGCAACACCACCGGATATTTTCATGTTCTTTCTGGGGCTCATTCTCTTTGTACCCGGTCTTATAATCACCCTTCTATTTGCAGGAAAAATAGACCTCGAATCTATTAAAGCTGCATCAGAGAAGAAAACCCCTAAAAAGAAGGTTAAACCTGCTAAAAGGGCTCCTGTTAAAAGACAGCCAGCCTTTAAGGCTCCTGAGGCTGTTGAGGGGGCTCCTGAAAAGAGTGTTGTGGGTGCTGGACGGTCATCTTTGAAGGCTCCTGAGGCTGTTGAGGGGGCTCCAAAAAGGAGAATTCCTTCGATCCTTAAAGAAAAACCAGAAAAGGAATCTGAAGGTTCAGAAAAGAGTATCCCCGAGACATCAACTGGAGCCAAACCGGTCACATCCGAAACACCCACGAAGGAATCAGAGGATATAAAATCCTCTACTGGGGAGTCATCGGCATCAGAGCCCATCGCCTCAGAGCCGTC harbors:
- a CDS encoding class III signal peptide-containing protein translates to MIIVFDECGQGAAEYILLFGGVIVIAIATLLIYTEYIKTTNPLNVAKDLNSVRESVNSG